The genomic region ACCCCGAGGCTGCGCGCGATCACGAGCAGCTGCACTTCGCTGGTGCCCTCCCCCACTTCGAGGATCTTCGAGTCCCGGTAGTGGCGTGCGACGGGGTACTCGTTCATGAACCCGTTGCCGCCGAAGATCTGCGTCGCGTCGCGGGCATTGTCCATGGCGGCGTCGCTCGCGGTGAGCTTCGCGATCGCCGCCTCGGTCTTGAACGGCCGCCCGGCATCCCGCAGCCGTGCCGCGTGGTGCCAGGCGAGGCGCGCCGTGTGCACGCGGGCCTGCATGCGGGCCAGCGTGAACTGGATGCCCTGGCGCGCGGACAGCCGGTCGCCGAACACGATGCGCGTTCCGGCGTAATCGACGGCGGCCTCGAGACAGCCTTCCGCGGCCCCGGTGGCCAGCGCCGCGATGGCGATGCGCCCCTCGTCGAGGATGTGCAGGAAGTTCGCGAACCCTCGTCCTCGCTCGCCGAGCAGATTCTCCGCCGGGACGCGGGCGCCCTGGAACGTGAGCGGATGCGTGTCGGACGCGTGCCAGCCGACCTTGTCGTACGCCGGCTCGACGGTGAAGCCCGGAGTGCCGTTGGGCACGATGATCGTCGAGATCTCCTTGCGCCCGTCGTGCTCGCCGGTGACGGCGGTCACGGTGACGAATCGCGTGATGTCCGTTCCCGAGTTCGTGATGAACTGCTTCGTCCCGTCGATGACCCATTCGCCGTCCTCGAGGCGGGCGGTGGTGCGGGTGGCGCCGGCATCGGACCCCGCTTCGGGCTCGGTGAGGCCGAAGCCTGCGAGGGCCGTGCCGGAGAGCAGGTCCGGGAGCAGCTGCTGCTTCTGCTCGTCGCTTCCGAACCGGAACACCGGCATGGCGCCGAGGCTGACGCCTGCTTCGAGGGTGATCGCGATCGACTGGTCCACCCGCGCCAGCGCCTCGATGGCCAGGCACAGCGCGAAGTAGTCGCCGCCCTGACCCCCGTGCTCCTCGGGGAAGGGCAGGCCGAAGAGCCCCATCTCGCCCATCTGCGCCACGACGTCCATCGGCAGCGCGTGCGACCGGTCGGCTTCGTACGAGCGGGGGGCGACGACCTCCTCCGAGAAGGAGCGGACGAGCCCGGCCAGCTCGCGCTCGTCGTCGCTGATGTCGTAGGGGTACATGTCTGCTCCTCGGGGTGTCATCGTTCGGCCCCGGCGGATGCTTCGCCGCGGGGTGCATCGGCGGGCTGTTCGTCGACGACGACGCGTGCGACGACCTGGTCCCGGCGCACCTGATCGCCCACCGCGACCTCGACGGTCACGGTGCCGGCGTGGGGTGCGACGACGGGGTGCTCCATCTTCATGGCCTCGATCGTCGCGATGCGGTCGCCGGCCGCCACGCGCGCTCCGGTGCTCGCGTGCACGGCCACGACGGCGCCGGGCATCGGAGCCCGCAGCTCGGGGTCGGCGGCGTGCTGAGCACGCTCGGCGGCGGCTCGGCGGTGGGTCATCGCCGCACGGCGGGAGAGCGGTCGCAGTCGCCACGCGGCGCCGTCGGCGTGGACCCACAGCGCGCCGTCGGCGTCCCGCGCGGTCATCGCGCCGGCGCCGAGCGCGCCCGCGTCGCCGAGCGGCACCTCGTGCATCCCGTCGGCGTCGTCGAGGAACCGCGCGACGGCTCGGGGCGCGGCCGCGCCGATGCGCCAGCCTGCCAGGTGGCGCCAGACGGCGCCGGAGCGATCCGCCCGTCCGGGCGGATCGCTCGAGCGGTCATCGCCGGGCGATGCGTCGATCGCAGCCGCCGCCTGCAGCGCTTCGTCCGTGGGCGGCTCGGCGCTCATGGCCGGCATTCGATCGATGAGCCCCGTGTCCATGTCGCCCGAGACGACCTCGGGTACGACCGCGAGCTCGCGCAGGAACGCGATGTTGGTGTCGACGCCGAGCACGACGGTGCCGGCGAGGGCGCGGCCGAGAGAGGCGAGGGCGGCTGCGCGGTCGGGTCCGACCGCGATGACCTTCGCGATCATCGGGTCGTAGTCGGCGGTGACGACGCTGCCGGTCTCGATCGCCGCGTCGGTGCGGACGCCCGGCGCCGGCCGGAACAGGAGCACATCTCCGGTCGCCGGCAGGAAGCCCCGCTCGGGGCTCTCGGCGTACACGCGGGCCTCGATGGCATGACCGGTCAGCGCGATGTCGGCCTGCGCGAGGGCGAGCCGTTCTCCGGCCGCGGCCCGCAGCTGCTGCTCGACCAGGTCGATGCCGGTGACCTCCTCGGTGACCGGGTGCTCCACCTGCAGCCGCGTGTTCATCTCGATGAAGTAGAACTCGTCGGGGCGGTCGGCCGAGACGAGGAACTCCACGGTGCCGGCGCCCCGGTAGTCGACGCTGACGGCCGCCGCGCACGCCGCCGCGCCGAGCCGCTCGCGCGTGTCTGCGTCGACGACGGGCGACGGCGCTTCCTCGATGACCTTCTGATGCCGCCGCTGCAGCGTGCACTCGCGCTCGCCGAGGTGGACGACCCCGCCGTGGGCATCGGCGAGCACCTGCACCTCGATGTGCCGCGGCCGCTCGATGAGGCGCTCGAGCAGCAGCGTGTCGTCGCCGAACGAGGCGGCGGCGATGCGTCGCGCGGCGCTCAGCGCCTCGGCGAGGCCGTCGGCGTCGCGCACGACCTGCATGCCCTTGCCGCCGCCGCCCGCCGACGGCTTGACCAGCAGCGGGAACCCCGCCTCATGCGCGGCGCGGCCGATCTCGGCATCCGTCATCCCGGCAGCGCTGAAGCCGGGCACCGTGGGCACTCCGTGAGCGGCGACGTGCTCCTTGGCGCGGACCTTGTCGCCCATCACCTCGAGTGCGCCGACGCCCGGGCCGATGAAGACGATCCCGGCCTCCTCGCACGCGCGGGCGAAGGCGGCGTTCTCGGAGAGGAACCCGTACCCCGGGTGCACCGCCTGCGCTCCCGCGGACACCGCGGCGTCCACGACGCGGTCGATGCAGAGATAGGAATCCGCGGCGGGTGCCGGCCCGAGACGCACGGCGGCATCGGCCTCGCGCACGTGGGGTGCGCCGGCGTCGGCGTCGCTGTAGACCGCGACCGAGCGGATGCCCAGGCGTCGGAGCGTGCGGATGACGCGCCGGGCGATCTCGCCGCGGTTGGCGACCAGCACGGTGTCGAATCGGTCGAGGATCGAAGAGTCGGTCACGCGATCACATCCGGAACAGGCCGAAGCGCGGCTCGGGAAGCGGAGAGCGCGAGATGACGTCCAGGGCCAGGCCCACGACGTCGCGCGTGCTTATCGGGTCGATCACACCGTCGTCCCACAGGCGCGCGGTGGCGTAGTACGGGCTGCCCTGCTCTTCGTACCGCTCGCGGATCGGCGCCTCGAACGCCGCCTGCTCGGCGGCATCCCATGACTCTCCCCGCGCCTCGAGCTGGTCGCGCTTGACGGTCGAGAGGACCGATGCCGCCTGCGTGCCGCCCATGACCGAGATGCGGCTCGCGGGCCAGCTCCACAGGAATCTCGGTGAGTAGGCGCGGCCGCACATGGAGTAGTTCCCCGCGCCGAACGAGCCGCCGATCACGACGGTCAGCTTGGGAACGCGCGTCGTCGCGACGGCGGTCACCATCTTCGCGCCGTCCTTCGCGATGCCACCCGCCTCGGCGTCGCGGCCGACCATGAACCCCGAGATGTTCTGCAGGAACAGCAGCGGGATGCCACGCTGATCGCACAACTCGATGAAGTGCGCGCCCTTGAGGGCCGATTCGCCGAACAGGACGCCGTTGTTGGCGACGATGCCGACGGGATGCCCGTGGATACGGGCGAAGCCGGTGACGAGGGTGTCGGCGTACTCCTTCTTGAACTCGTGCAGCTCGCTGCCGTCGACCAGTCGCGCGATCACCTCGCGCACGTCGTACGGCTGGTTGACGTCGACCGGGACCACGCCGTACAGCTGCGAGGGGTCGACCGCGGGCGGGACGGCGGCAGACACGTCCCACGCCGGCGGGGCGGGCGCCGGCAGAGTGGCGACGATGTCGCGGACGATCTCGAGCGCGTGCTCGTCGTCGTCGGCGAGGTGGTCGACGACGCCGGACCTGCGCGCGTGCAGATCGCCGCCGCCGAGCTCCTCGGCCGTGACGACCTCGCCGATCGCGGCCTTGACCAGCGGCGGTCCGCCGAGGAAGATCGTGCCCTGGTCGCGGACGATCACCGTCTCGTCGCTCATGGCCGGCACGTACGCGCCGCCCGCCGTGCACGATCCCAGGACCGCCGCGATCTGCGGGATGCCCGCGGCGGACATGCGCGCCTGGTTGTAGAAGATGCGGCCGAAGTGGTCGCGATCGGGGAAGACCTCATCCTGCATCGGCAGGTACGCCCCTCCCGAGTCGACGAGGCTGATGCACGGCAGGCGGTTCTCGAGCGCGATCTCCTGCGCGCGCAGGTGCTTCTTGACCGTGAGCGGGAAGTACGTGCCGCCCTTGACCGTCGCGTCGTTGCAGATCACCATCACGTGGCGACCGTGCACGAGGCCGATGCCGGCGATGACCCCGGCCGCCGGCGCCTGGTCGTCGTACAGGCCTTCGGCGGCCAGCGGGGCCACCTCGAGGAACGGGCTCCCCTCGTCCAGCAGGCGGTCGACGCGCTCGCGCGGCAGCATCTTGCCCCGCGCCGTGTGCCGCTCCCGCGCGGCGGCGGGTCCGCCCTGCGACGCACGTTCGAGGCGGCGGTGCAGGTCGGCGGCGAGCGTGCGCTGGGCCTCGCTCGTGCTCGCGTGGGCGTCGCCCGTCACGACGGCGGTGCGCAGCGCGCTCATGTCATCTCCATCGACGTCACATCGCCCGCGGATGCTTGTCGCTCCGCACGCGGATCGGTTAGTGTTCACTAACTGGATTAGTCAGGTTAGCGAGGATTAACTGAAATGGCAAGCGGGACGACCGACCGTGATCGGGCGAAAGCCGATCGGTACGCTGCGATCCTGCGCGAAGCGTCGCGTCTGTTCGCCGAGCGCGGCTTCAGCGGGGTGAGCCTCGAAGAGCTCGGGGCGGCCGTGGGCATCAGCGGGCCGGCCCTCTACCGCCACTTCAGCGGCAAGCAGGCGCTCCTGGGCGCCCTCCTAGTCGGCGTCAGCGAACGCCTGCGGGACGGCGGGCGGACGGTCGTCGAGGTCGAGACCGACCCGCTCACGCGCCTGCAGGGACTGATCGCCTTCCACGTCGACTTCGCCCTCGCCGACGCCGACATCATCCGCGTGCAGGATCGCGATCTGGCGAGCCTCGGCGAGGACGATCTGCGTGCCGTGCGCCGGCTGCAGCGCGAGTACGTCGAGATCTGGATCGGCGTGCTCGCCGACCTGCATCCCGGGCGGACGGCCGAGGACCTGCGAGTGCGCGCCCACGCGTGCTTCGGGCTGATGAACTCGACGCCGCACAGCGGGCGGGGCGCCGGCCCGGCCGCCGCCAGGCGCATCCTGGAATCGATGGCGCTCGCCGCGCTCCGGGCCTGATCGCCGCGCGGGCGCTGAGCGGAGGCGCCCCCTGGGCCCCCGCTCAGTCCCGTCACCGGTGGAGCATTCCCCTCCCCGGCTCACGCAGGATTCCGCCGACCTCCGCGAGGAACCGAGCGGCCTGCTCACCGTCGACCAGGCGATGATCGAACGACAGCGCCAGAGTCATGATGTCTCGCAGCGCGATCCCACCCTCGTGCTCCCACGGCTGCCGTCGGACGGCGCCCAGAGCGAGGATGCCTGCTTCGCCCGGGTTCAGGATCGGGGTGCCCGTGTCGACACCGAAGACGCCGACGTTCGTGATCGAGAACGTGCCGCCGGTCATGTCGGCCGGAGCGGTCCGTCCGGCCCGAGCGGTGTCGGCGAGCTCGCGCACGGCATCGGCGAGATCGACGAGGCCGAGCTCCTGGGCGTCCTTGATGTTGGGCACGACGAGCCCGCGGGACGTCGCGGCGGCGATGCCGAGGTTCACGTACCGGTGCTCGATGATCTCGCCCGCGGCCTCGTCCCATCGCGAGTTCAGTGATGGGATGCGCGCGAGCGCGATGCACACCGCCCGCGCGGCGACGGCGAGGATGCCGATCCGGTGGTCCGCGAGCTCGCGATCGGCCCGCAGCGAGGCGATGAGAGCGTTCGTCTCGGTCACGTCCACCGTGAGGAACGTCGTCGCGTGCGGCGCCGTGAAGGCGCTCCGCACCATCGCCTCGGCCGTGTGACGGCGCACACCCCGGATGGGGGTGCGGACGACCCGCTCGTCCGTGTGAGACGGCGCTGCGGCGGGCGCGGGGGCCGACCGCTCGGCCGGCGCGGGAGCGTCGACGTGCGCGGCGTAGGCCTCGACGTCGTCGCGCGTGATGAGCCCCGTGTGGCCGGTTCCCGACACGAGCGCGATGTCGACGCCGAGCTTCTTCGCGAGAGCCCGCACCGGCGGCGTGGAACGGGGCCGCTCGAGCGTGACGTCATCGGGCTCGCTCAGGGCGACGGCGTCGTGCGGCGCGGCTTCGAGCACCGCCGTATCGGTCGGGGCGGCGGCTCCCGGGAGCACCCGCGCGCGCCGGCGCGGACGCGCTGAGCTGCGCGGCGCGGCGCCGTAGCCCACGAGGTTCGGCGTCGCAGGCTCCTCGTCGACGGGCGCGTCGTCGCGAACGTCCCGCGTCTCGGCGTCGTCGTCTGCGCGCTTCTTCGGCGTCGCCGCCGCCGGAGCGGCCGCGGCCGCCTCGTCCGCCGCGTCGGGCTCGACGGCATCCGCTCCCCCGACGTCGAACGAGATCAGCACCGACCCGACCTCGATGACGTCTCCCGCGGCCGCATGCAGCCCGGTCACGGTGCCGGAGTACGGCGACGGCAGCTCGACGACCGCCTTGGCGGTCTCCACCTCGGCGATGGTCTGGTTGAGCGCCACGGTGTCGCCCTCGGCGACGAGCCACTGCACGAGCTCCGCTTCGGGGAGCCCCTCGCCGAGGTCGGGCAGGCGGAAGTCCTCGATCACAGGTCCACCCCCGTCAGGCTGTTCGGCCGGTCCAGCACGCGATCCACCGCGTCGAGGATCCGGTCGAGGTCGGGCAGATGGTGCTTCTCGAACTTCGAGGGCGGATACGGGATGTCATGGCCGGTGACGCGCACCGGTGCGGACTCGAGGTGGTTGAAGCAGCGTTCGGTCACACTCGCGATCACCTCGGCCGCGACCCCGGCCTCGCGCGCGGCCTCATGGGTCACGACGACGCGACCGGTCCGGCGGACCGAGGCCGTCACGGTGCGGTAATCCACGGGCGACAGCGAGCGCAGATCGATCACCTCGATGGAGATCCCCTCGTCCTCGGCGGCTACGGCGGCGTCGAGAGCTGTGGACACCTGCGCGCCGTACGTCAGCAGCGTCACGTCGGTGCCCGGCCGCGCCACGCGCGCGAGACCCATCGGCGGCGCATCGGCGAGGTCGAGATCCAGGTCGACGTCGCCCTTGGTGTGATAGAGCCGCTTCGGCTCGAAGAACAGCACGGGATCATCGGAAGCGATCGCCTGGCGCAGGCACACGTACGCATCCTGCGGATTCGACACCGCGACGACGCGCAGGCCCGCGGTGTGCACGAAGTAGGCCTCGGGGGACTCCGAGTGGTGCTCGACCGCGCCCACGCCGCCGGCCCACGGGATGCGGATCGTGATCGGCATCCGCACGTTCCCGCTGGTGCGGTAGTGGAGCTTCGCGACCTGGCTGACGATCTGGTCGAACGCGGGGTAGACGAAGCCGTCGAACTGGATCTCGACGACGGGGCGGTAGCCGCGGAACGCCAGCCCCACCGCGGTGCCCATGATGCCCGACTCGGCCAGCGGCGTGTCGACCACGCGCGCCGCGCCGAACTCGTCGAGCAGCCCGTCGGTGACGCGGAACACGCCGCCGAGCCTGCCGATGTCCTCGCCCATCACGAGCACCTTCGGATCGTCGGACATCGCCCGGTGGAGCCCCGCGTTGATGGCCTTCGCCATGGTGAGCTGGGTCATCGCGACACCTCCCCGGCGGCGGTCTCGTCGGCGAAGCCCTCGAGATATGCGGCGTACCAGCGGCGCTCCTCGTCGAGGCCCGCGTGGGGCTCGGCGAAGACGTCGTCGAAGACGGAGAGGGGCGGACGGGACACCGCGCCGATCGCCGCCTGGCGCATCCCGGCGGCGACGCGGTCCGCCTCGGCGGCGACCTCGCCGGCGAATCCGGCGTCGAAGGCGCCTTCGGCGCGCATGAGCGCCTCGATGCGCGCGATCGGGTCGCGCTCGCGCCAGCGCTCGAGCTCCTGCTCGTCGCGATAGCGCGTCGGGTCGTCCGACGTCGTGTGCGGGCCCATGCGATAGGTCACCGCCTCGATGTAGGCCGGCCCCTCGCCGCGTCGCGCGTGATCGAGCGCCCAGCGCATCGCCGCGAGGCACGCGAGGACGTCGTTCCCGTCGACGCGCAGGCTCGGGATGCCGAATCCGGGAGCGCGCCCGGCGATGGGGAACTTCGCCTGGACGGCGACGGGCTCCGAGATCGCCCACTGGTTGTTGGTGCACACGAACACGACCGGCGCCCGGTACGACGACGCGAAGACCATCGCCTCGTTCACATCGCCCTGGCTCGACGCGCCATCGCCGAAGTAGGCCGCCGAGACCTGATCGGTGCCGTCGCGCTGGACGCCCATGGCGTAGCCGACGGCATGCAGGGCCTGCGCGCCGATGATGATCTGCGGGTTCGCCACGCCGATGTCGTACGGGTTGTAGCTGGCGTGTTCCTCACCGCGCCACGGGCGCACGAGGTCGGCGGGTGCGGCACCACGTGCGTGGACGAGGCCCAGTTCGCGGTAGCTGGGGAAGACGAAGTCGTCCTCGCGCAGGGCATGGCAGGTGCCGATCTGCACGGCCTCCTGCCCCTGGTACGGGGCCCACAGGGCCACCTGGCCCTGCCGCTGCAGGGCGACGCCCTCGGTGTCGATGCGTCGCGCGATCATCATGTCGCGGTACATCGCCCGCAGCTGCTCGGGGCCGACGTCTTCGACCCACCGGTCGAGTTCGGGGTCGGCGACACGCTCGCCGTCGGCGGTCACCAGGCGGGCGACGTCATCGATATCGGTGGCCGGTTCGGCCGTCGGGGTCAGGGTGTGCGTCATCGTCATCACTCCTCGTCTCGGTCCTCCCCTCGTGAGGGAGACCGTCGCGGATCGCCGGCAACGTCGCCGACAAGGTTGACGATACGTCCGAGACGCATCTGGCTCAAGCATCCCGGATGCCCTTGAGCATGTTGACAAGATAAGTGACGATTGACCGTGCTATCGTTGCGCACTATGAGCGCACTCGATCACGTCGATCTGGAGCTGCTGGCTGCTCTCGCAGACGACCCCCGCGCCACCGTGGTGGCGCTCGCCGACAGGCTCGGGCTCTCGCGCAACACCGTCCAGGCCCGAATGACCCGGCTCGACAAGGCCGGCGTCTTCATGTCCTACGAGCGCGCCATCTCGTCCAGCGCGCTCGGCTTCCCCCTCGAGGCGGTGCTCAGCGTCACCGTCCGTCAGGCCGATCTCCCCCGCATCGCCGAGGCGCTCGAGCGGGTGCCCGAGATCGTGCAGGCGTACGGCCTGAGCGGTCAGATCGATCTGCTCGTGCATGTCGCGTGCCGCGACACGCAGCACCTGTTCGACACCGACGCGCGCATCCTCGCGATCGAAGGCGTCGAGCGCACCGAGACATCGCTGGTGATGGGCGAGGTCATCCCCTACCGCGTGCGTCCTCTGCTCGCGCTCGCCGACGAGGACCAGTAGCCGACACAAAGGGGGAGCCGAGCCCTCCCCCGAGGCTCGGCTCCCCCGTGCCGTCGCGGCGTGGTCAGTTCGCCGTGAAGGGCATCGCCGATCCGCCGCCGCTGCCCGAGTCCACCACCACCGTGGCGGGGTACACCGGAGCCGCCGGCCCCAGCGACGGCAGCGCCGCGAACCCGAGCAGTCCGCCCATCAGCGCGACCCCTACGACGGGGATCACGATGCGCGGCGCACGCATCCGCGCGCGCCGCACCCGTCCGCCGTTCGCGGCGCCGGCGCCGCGGTCGAGCCGCTCGCCGATGCTGCGTCGCTGCTCGGTCTCTCGTGCGAGGTCGGCTGCCTGGTGCTGCGACAGTCCGAATCCCACCGAAGTCGTGTAGTCCATGATCCGTTCCCTTCACCCGGCGCCGACTGCGGATCAGTGCGGCGTCCTGGTGCCCACGCTGGTACCG from Microbacter sp. GSS18 harbors:
- a CDS encoding acyl-CoA dehydrogenase family protein is translated as MYPYDISDDERELAGLVRSFSEEVVAPRSYEADRSHALPMDVVAQMGEMGLFGLPFPEEHGGQGGDYFALCLAIEALARVDQSIAITLEAGVSLGAMPVFRFGSDEQKQQLLPDLLSGTALAGFGLTEPEAGSDAGATRTTARLEDGEWVIDGTKQFITNSGTDITRFVTVTAVTGEHDGRKEISTIIVPNGTPGFTVEPAYDKVGWHASDTHPLTFQGARVPAENLLGERGRGFANFLHILDEGRIAIAALATGAAEGCLEAAVDYAGTRIVFGDRLSARQGIQFTLARMQARVHTARLAWHHAARLRDAGRPFKTEAAIAKLTASDAAMDNARDATQIFGGNGFMNEYPVARHYRDSKILEVGEGTSEVQLLVIARSLGVA
- a CDS encoding biotin carboxylase N-terminal domain-containing protein; this encodes MTDSSILDRFDTVLVANRGEIARRVIRTLRRLGIRSVAVYSDADAGAPHVREADAAVRLGPAPAADSYLCIDRVVDAAVSAGAQAVHPGYGFLSENAAFARACEEAGIVFIGPGVGALEVMGDKVRAKEHVAAHGVPTVPGFSAAGMTDAEIGRAAHEAGFPLLVKPSAGGGGKGMQVVRDADGLAEALSAARRIAAASFGDDTLLLERLIERPRHIEVQVLADAHGGVVHLGERECTLQRRHQKVIEEAPSPVVDADTRERLGAAACAAAVSVDYRGAGTVEFLVSADRPDEFYFIEMNTRLQVEHPVTEEVTGIDLVEQQLRAAAGERLALAQADIALTGHAIEARVYAESPERGFLPATGDVLLFRPAPGVRTDAAIETGSVVTADYDPMIAKVIAVGPDRAAALASLGRALAGTVVLGVDTNIAFLRELAVVPEVVSGDMDTGLIDRMPAMSAEPPTDEALQAAAAIDASPGDDRSSDPPGRADRSGAVWRHLAGWRIGAAAPRAVARFLDDADGMHEVPLGDAGALGAGAMTARDADGALWVHADGAAWRLRPLSRRAAMTHRRAAAERAQHAADPELRAPMPGAVVAVHASTGARVAAGDRIATIEAMKMEHPVVAPHAGTVTVEVAVGDQVRRDQVVARVVVDEQPADAPRGEASAGAER
- a CDS encoding carboxyl transferase domain-containing protein yields the protein MSALRTAVVTGDAHASTSEAQRTLAADLHRRLERASQGGPAAARERHTARGKMLPRERVDRLLDEGSPFLEVAPLAAEGLYDDQAPAAGVIAGIGLVHGRHVMVICNDATVKGGTYFPLTVKKHLRAQEIALENRLPCISLVDSGGAYLPMQDEVFPDRDHFGRIFYNQARMSAAGIPQIAAVLGSCTAGGAYVPAMSDETVIVRDQGTIFLGGPPLVKAAIGEVVTAEELGGGDLHARRSGVVDHLADDDEHALEIVRDIVATLPAPAPPAWDVSAAVPPAVDPSQLYGVVPVDVNQPYDVREVIARLVDGSELHEFKKEYADTLVTGFARIHGHPVGIVANNGVLFGESALKGAHFIELCDQRGIPLLFLQNISGFMVGRDAEAGGIAKDGAKMVTAVATTRVPKLTVVIGGSFGAGNYSMCGRAYSPRFLWSWPASRISVMGGTQAASVLSTVKRDQLEARGESWDAAEQAAFEAPIRERYEEQGSPYYATARLWDDGVIDPISTRDVVGLALDVISRSPLPEPRFGLFRM
- a CDS encoding TetR/AcrR family transcriptional regulator codes for the protein MASGTTDRDRAKADRYAAILREASRLFAERGFSGVSLEELGAAVGISGPALYRHFSGKQALLGALLVGVSERLRDGGRTVVEVETDPLTRLQGLIAFHVDFALADADIIRVQDRDLASLGEDDLRAVRRLQREYVEIWIGVLADLHPGRTAEDLRVRAHACFGLMNSTPHSGRGAGPAAARRILESMALAALRA
- a CDS encoding dihydrolipoamide acetyltransferase family protein, whose product is MIEDFRLPDLGEGLPEAELVQWLVAEGDTVALNQTIAEVETAKAVVELPSPYSGTVTGLHAAAGDVIEVGSVLISFDVGGADAVEPDAADEAAAAAPAAATPKKRADDDAETRDVRDDAPVDEEPATPNLVGYGAAPRSSARPRRRARVLPGAAAPTDTAVLEAAPHDAVALSEPDDVTLERPRSTPPVRALAKKLGVDIALVSGTGHTGLITRDDVEAYAAHVDAPAPAERSAPAPAAAPSHTDERVVRTPIRGVRRHTAEAMVRSAFTAPHATTFLTVDVTETNALIASLRADRELADHRIGILAVAARAVCIALARIPSLNSRWDEAAGEIIEHRYVNLGIAAATSRGLVVPNIKDAQELGLVDLADAVRELADTARAGRTAPADMTGGTFSITNVGVFGVDTGTPILNPGEAGILALGAVRRQPWEHEGGIALRDIMTLALSFDHRLVDGEQAARFLAEVGGILREPGRGMLHR
- a CDS encoding alpha-ketoacid dehydrogenase subunit beta is translated as MTQLTMAKAINAGLHRAMSDDPKVLVMGEDIGRLGGVFRVTDGLLDEFGAARVVDTPLAESGIMGTAVGLAFRGYRPVVEIQFDGFVYPAFDQIVSQVAKLHYRTSGNVRMPITIRIPWAGGVGAVEHHSESPEAYFVHTAGLRVVAVSNPQDAYVCLRQAIASDDPVLFFEPKRLYHTKGDVDLDLDLADAPPMGLARVARPGTDVTLLTYGAQVSTALDAAVAAEDEGISIEVIDLRSLSPVDYRTVTASVRRTGRVVVTHEAAREAGVAAEVIASVTERCFNHLESAPVRVTGHDIPYPPSKFEKHHLPDLDRILDAVDRVLDRPNSLTGVDL
- the pdhA gene encoding pyruvate dehydrogenase (acetyl-transferring) E1 component subunit alpha, with translation MTHTLTPTAEPATDIDDVARLVTADGERVADPELDRWVEDVGPEQLRAMYRDMMIARRIDTEGVALQRQGQVALWAPYQGQEAVQIGTCHALREDDFVFPSYRELGLVHARGAAPADLVRPWRGEEHASYNPYDIGVANPQIIIGAQALHAVGYAMGVQRDGTDQVSAAYFGDGASSQGDVNEAMVFASSYRAPVVFVCTNNQWAISEPVAVQAKFPIAGRAPGFGIPSLRVDGNDVLACLAAMRWALDHARRGEGPAYIEAVTYRMGPHTTSDDPTRYRDEQELERWRERDPIARIEALMRAEGAFDAGFAGEVAAEADRVAAGMRQAAIGAVSRPPLSVFDDVFAEPHAGLDEERRWYAAYLEGFADETAAGEVSR
- a CDS encoding Lrp/AsnC family transcriptional regulator; translated protein: MSALDHVDLELLAALADDPRATVVALADRLGLSRNTVQARMTRLDKAGVFMSYERAISSSALGFPLEAVLSVTVRQADLPRIAEALERVPEIVQAYGLSGQIDLLVHVACRDTQHLFDTDARILAIEGVERTETSLVMGEVIPYRVRPLLALADEDQ